The following are encoded together in the Argopecten irradians isolate NY chromosome 5, Ai_NY, whole genome shotgun sequence genome:
- the LOC138323877 gene encoding uncharacterized protein isoform X3 codes for MGDSSDQEQTKPTKMKPSEICFSQREISHRFRKRSDHWIRTIGETLDDIVVGKTHVTSLPTINVKEEEDAEVNGDEEEKEGEGKKKKTRWITADNRRLWIFRHLERLGRCHEITIDEVIYIDSRKRSSTNRGASVTIIDDEEPGGYWHEAPDVTYVDPMNVKFTKNIIAMTFSVEGYYGVKVQTLVEKLESKELDFKVIPSIVIWDDGASQRVIDGNRRLWAFQKAEQSKIAAIVIKDREFLNNTIQRLIGKSLSDLSSGYGYQDISTES; via the exons ATGGGAGACTCTTCTGACCAAGAACAAACAAAGCCGACAAAAATGAAACCTTCAGAGATATGTTTTAGCCAAAGAGAAATCTCCCATCGATTTCGTAAGAGGTCAGATCACTGGATCCGAACCATCGGGGAAACATTGGATGATATAGTTGTTGGTAAGACACACGTAACGAGCCTTCCGACGATAAATGTAAAAGAGGAAGAGGATGCTGAGGTCAATGGCGACGAAGAGGAAAAGGAGGGAGAGGGGAAGAAGAAAAAGACTCGCTGGATCACCGCTGACAACCGCCGTCTTTGGATATTTAGACATTTAGAGAGACTAG GTAGATGTCATGAAATCACAATTGATGAGGTCATCTACATAGATTCTAGAAAACGATCGTCGACAAATCGTGGCGCTTCTGTTACGATCATCGATGACGAGGAACCCGGTGGATATTGGCACGAAGCCCCGGATGTAACATACGTTGACCCTATGAATGTGAAGTTCACTAAAAACATAATCGCAATGACGTTTTCTGTGGAGGGTTATTACGGTGTCAAAGTACAGACCCTTGTGGAAAAACTAGAGAGTAAAGAGCTTGACTTCAAAGTAATACCATCCATTGTCATTTGGGATGATGGTGCAAGCCAACGTGTGATCGACGGGAATCGACGTTTGTGGGCATTTCAGAAGGCTGAGCAGAGCAAAATCGCGGCAATTGTGATTAAGGATAGAGAATTCctcaataatacaatacaaagaCTGATTGGTAAATCCCTGTCAGATCTAAGCTCAGGATATGGATATCAAGACATTAGTACTGAATCATAA
- the LOC138323877 gene encoding E3 SUMO-protein ligase ZBED1-like isoform X2 encodes MIERFLEQQAPIMATLTAPEIRKNVKDVVTLSNEDITQAENVMKVLEPLKIVTTVMCSEKAPTVSLIYPMRAILLDSMNENAQDSGLIKEVKSAIGDDLKKRYSSDEMKEFLLIAAAIDPRFKSLPRLNTEEREAVYYNLELKAISTDLDTVQIKSEPDLEQPNLPQLSVPDQIEDNDEDLPSQPKILKKSALEELLGDVYVVSSTPGKSLEERIKQKIELYKKENSPQLSECPLSWWKEHCFNFPLLAKVAKQMLGIPATSVPSERVFSTAGDIVTATRSVLCPETVDRLIS; translated from the exons ATGATTGAGAGATTTCTTGAGCAACAAGCCCCCATCATGGCAACACTGACCGCtcctgaaattagaaaaaatgtGAAGGATGTTGTTACTCTATCAAATGAGGACATTACACAAGCAGAAAATGTCATGAAAGTGCTTGAGCCTCTGAAAATAGTGACTACTGTCATGTGCTCAGAGAAAGCCCCTACAGTGTCTCTGATCTATCCTATGAGAGCTATTCTTCTAGACAGCATGAATGAAAATGCTCAGGACTCTGGTCTTATCAAGGAAGTGAAATCAGCCATAGGGGATGATTTGAAGAAGAGATATAGCAGTGATGAAATGAAGGAATTCTTGTTGATTGCTGCAGCAATAGATCCACGGTTTAAATCCCTCCCTCGCCTAAACACAGAAGAACGAGAGGCTGTATATTACAATCTGGAGTTAAAAGCCATCTCGACTGACCTGGACACAGTGCAG aTAAAGTCTGAACCAGATCTAGAGCAGCCAAACTTACCACAGCTATCTGTCCCTGATCAAATTGAAGATAATG ATGAGGATTTACCAAGTCAACCAAAGATTTTGAAGAAATCAGCTTTAGAAGAGTTACTTGGAGATGTCTATGTGGTTTCATCAACTCCTGGAAAATCATTGGAAGAAcgtataaaacagaaaattgaaCTGTACAAAAAGGAAAAttctcctcagttgtcagaatgTCCTCTCTCCTGGTGGAAAGAACATTGTTTTAACTTCCCTTTACTTGCTAAAGTAGCTAAACAAATGCTTGGCATTCCAGCTACTTCCGTCCCTAGTGAGCGTGTATTTAGCACTGCCGGTGACATAGTAACTGCTACTAGAAGTGTTCTTTGTCCCGAAACGGTGGATAGACTGATTTCCTGA
- the LOC138323877 gene encoding E3 SUMO-protein ligase ZBED1-like isoform X1 yields MIERFLEQQAPIMATLTAPEIRKNVKDVVTLSNEDITQAENVMKVLEPLKIVTTVMCSEKAPTVSLIYPMRAILLDSMNENAQDSGLIKEVKSAIGDDLKKRYSSDEMKEFLLIAAAIDPRFKSLPRLNTEEREAVYYNLELKAISTDLDTVQIKSEPDLEQPNLPQLSVPDQIEDNEDEDLPSQPKILKKSALEELLGDVYVVSSTPGKSLEERIKQKIELYKKENSPQLSECPLSWWKEHCFNFPLLAKVAKQMLGIPATSVPSERVFSTAGDIVTATRSVLCPETVDRLIS; encoded by the exons ATGATTGAGAGATTTCTTGAGCAACAAGCCCCCATCATGGCAACACTGACCGCtcctgaaattagaaaaaatgtGAAGGATGTTGTTACTCTATCAAATGAGGACATTACACAAGCAGAAAATGTCATGAAAGTGCTTGAGCCTCTGAAAATAGTGACTACTGTCATGTGCTCAGAGAAAGCCCCTACAGTGTCTCTGATCTATCCTATGAGAGCTATTCTTCTAGACAGCATGAATGAAAATGCTCAGGACTCTGGTCTTATCAAGGAAGTGAAATCAGCCATAGGGGATGATTTGAAGAAGAGATATAGCAGTGATGAAATGAAGGAATTCTTGTTGATTGCTGCAGCAATAGATCCACGGTTTAAATCCCTCCCTCGCCTAAACACAGAAGAACGAGAGGCTGTATATTACAATCTGGAGTTAAAAGCCATCTCGACTGACCTGGACACAGTGCAG aTAAAGTCTGAACCAGATCTAGAGCAGCCAAACTTACCACAGCTATCTGTCCCTGATCAAATTGAAGATAATG AAGATGAGGATTTACCAAGTCAACCAAAGATTTTGAAGAAATCAGCTTTAGAAGAGTTACTTGGAGATGTCTATGTGGTTTCATCAACTCCTGGAAAATCATTGGAAGAAcgtataaaacagaaaattgaaCTGTACAAAAAGGAAAAttctcctcagttgtcagaatgTCCTCTCTCCTGGTGGAAAGAACATTGTTTTAACTTCCCTTTACTTGCTAAAGTAGCTAAACAAATGCTTGGCATTCCAGCTACTTCCGTCCCTAGTGAGCGTGTATTTAGCACTGCCGGTGACATAGTAACTGCTACTAGAAGTGTTCTTTGTCCCGAAACGGTGGATAGACTGATTTCCTGA